A DNA window from Ostrea edulis chromosome 5, xbOstEdul1.1, whole genome shotgun sequence contains the following coding sequences:
- the LOC125648932 gene encoding galactosylgalactosylxylosylprotein 3-beta-glucuronosyltransferase 3-like, which translates to MVKFTVRRIVYLYCCVSIFIILWLLNYHVIDEGEDGIVEEKLEVLQKRLAEKEKLLDESRRRVREYEDKLHKCRMLKPFQKPFNTSLPTIYLITPTYDRIEQKAELTRLYYTLLHVPNIHWIIVEDSDKKTDKVRHFLAKCQIPYTHLNVATPQQVKLKSSDPNWLKPRGVLQRNAGLTWIRASLDPQKTKGVVYFADDDNTYSIELFEEMRFTKKVSVWPVAMVGGLRFESPICDKNLVTGWGVYYRPTRPFPIDMAGFAVNLQLFFDHPNAWFSNNVQRGYQESTILRLLDITMPDLEPRADRCTKILVWHTRTEKYNPKNEAKLKQKTGKGTDPNTEI; encoded by the exons ATGGTTAAATTCACCGTGAGGAGGATTGTCTACCTCTACTGCTGTGTCTCGATTTTCATCATTTTGTGGCTTCTTAATTATCATG tCATTGATGAAGGGGAGGATGGTATCGTAGAGGAAAAGCTTGAGGTACTGCAGAAGAGGCTGGCCGAGAAAGAGAAGTTACTGGACGAATCACGACGAAGGGTCAGGGAATATGAGGATAAATTACACAAATGTCGAATGCTCAAGCCATTTCAGAAACCATTCAACACATCCCTCCCCACTATTTACTTAATCACCCCTACTTATGACCGGATCGAGCAGAAGGCGGAGTTGACACGTCTATACTACACTTTACTTCATGTGCCAAACATTCATTGGATAATAGTAGAAGACTCAGACAAAAAGACAGACAAAGTTCGACACTTCCTGGCAAAGTGCCAAATTCCATACACACATCTAAATGTTGCCACCCCACAACAAGTTAAACTAAAGAGCTCGGATCCTAATTGGCTGAAGCCAAGAGGAGTCCTCCAGAGGAATGCCGGTTTGACATGGATACGAGCGTCCCTCGATCCTCAAAAGACCAAAGGCGTGGTGTATTTTGCTGATGATGACAACACATACAGCATAGAACTGTTTGAAGAG ATGCGTTTCACCAAGAAAGTTTCTGTGTGGCCTGTTGCAATGGTAGGGGGGTTGAGGTTTGAGAGTCCAATCTGTGATAAAAACTTG GTAACAGGCTGGGGAGTGTACTACAGACCAACAAGGCCGTTTCCTATAGACATGGCTGGTTTTGCCGTCAATCTCCAGCTGTTTTTTGACCACCCTAATGCATGGTTCAGTAACAATGTGCAGCGAGGCTACCAGGAGTCTACCATTCTCCGCTTACTTGATATTACCATGCCTGATTTAGAACCAAGAGCAGACAGATGCACCAAA